A region from the Streptomyces lydicus genome encodes:
- a CDS encoding SIS domain-containing protein, protein MSEISYMEQELHSQPETWREAARIGAATTPLPKAGQRVAVVGCGTSWFMAQSYAALREAAGQGVTDPFAASEAFLGTDRGYDAVVAITRSGTTTEVLRVLDAVKGRIPTVTILGAPATPAAAVSDETVALPFADEESVVQTRFATTALTVLRAQLGEDVSRAVTDAEEALAAPVDKEWVDAEQFAFLGTGWTFGLANEAALKMREASQSWTESYPAMEYRHGPISIAAPGRVTWLFGPVPDGLEADVVRTGARFVCHARDPLADLVLVQRVALERARARGLDPDNPRGLTRSVMLETPSAS, encoded by the coding sequence ATGAGCGAGATCTCGTACATGGAGCAGGAACTGCACAGCCAGCCGGAGACCTGGCGGGAGGCCGCGCGGATCGGGGCGGCCACGACCCCGCTGCCCAAGGCCGGACAGCGGGTGGCCGTTGTCGGCTGCGGCACCTCATGGTTCATGGCGCAGTCGTATGCGGCACTGCGCGAGGCAGCCGGACAGGGGGTGACGGACCCCTTCGCCGCCTCCGAAGCGTTCCTCGGTACCGACCGCGGCTATGACGCGGTGGTCGCGATCACCCGGTCCGGCACCACGACCGAGGTGTTGCGCGTACTCGACGCGGTCAAGGGGCGTATCCCGACGGTGACGATCCTCGGTGCCCCCGCGACGCCGGCGGCGGCGGTCTCCGACGAGACGGTCGCGCTTCCCTTCGCCGATGAGGAGTCGGTGGTGCAGACCCGTTTCGCGACGACTGCGCTGACGGTGCTGCGTGCACAGCTGGGCGAGGACGTCTCCCGGGCGGTGACCGACGCGGAGGAGGCACTGGCCGCCCCGGTGGACAAGGAATGGGTGGACGCCGAGCAGTTCGCCTTCCTCGGGACGGGCTGGACGTTCGGTCTGGCCAACGAGGCGGCACTCAAGATGCGGGAGGCGTCGCAGAGTTGGACCGAGTCGTACCCCGCTATGGAGTACCGCCACGGTCCGATCTCGATAGCCGCACCCGGCCGGGTGACCTGGCTGTTCGGTCCGGTACCGGACGGGCTGGAGGCCGATGTGGTGCGGACCGGGGCGCGCTTTGTGTGCCATGCGCGCGATCCGCTGGCCGATCTGGTGCTGGTCCAGCGGGTGGCGCTGGAGCGAGCCCGCGCCCGCGGCCTGGACCCGGACAACCCCCGCGGTCTGACCCGCTCGGTGATGCTCGAAACGCCGTCCGCCTCGTAG
- a CDS encoding class II fructose-bisphosphate aldolase gives MPLVPTSSIVDAAREARVGAAAFNVIHLETAEALVTAAERTAIPLILQISENCIRYHGSLLPLTRATLALAEGSTAPIAVHLDHITDAELVHQGIAAGVGSVMVDASALPYEENVATTAELTAWCHDRGAYVEAELGEVGGKDGVHAPGVRTDPDEALAFVRATGVDALAVAVGSSHAMHERTAVLDKALIQALHATLPVPLVLHGSSGVPDDELRRAIAAGMTKINISTHLVSVFTHSIRHTLGADPSLVDSRKYLKPAREAVADEAARLLEVLGTPATVPDQYAAQAPARG, from the coding sequence ATGCCCCTCGTTCCGACCTCATCGATCGTGGACGCCGCGCGTGAGGCGCGGGTCGGTGCCGCGGCCTTCAACGTCATTCATCTGGAGACGGCCGAAGCACTCGTCACCGCCGCCGAGCGCACCGCGATCCCGTTGATCCTGCAGATCAGCGAGAACTGCATCCGTTACCACGGCAGCCTGCTACCCCTCACCCGCGCCACACTCGCCCTCGCCGAAGGCTCCACGGCCCCGATTGCGGTGCACCTCGACCACATCACCGATGCCGAGCTGGTCCACCAGGGCATCGCCGCCGGGGTGGGCTCGGTCATGGTGGATGCCTCCGCGCTTCCGTACGAAGAGAACGTGGCCACCACCGCCGAGCTCACCGCCTGGTGCCATGACCGTGGCGCCTATGTCGAGGCGGAACTCGGCGAGGTCGGCGGCAAGGACGGGGTCCATGCGCCGGGGGTGCGCACGGATCCGGACGAGGCCCTGGCCTTCGTCCGGGCGACGGGGGTGGATGCTCTCGCCGTGGCCGTCGGGTCCTCCCACGCCATGCATGAGCGCACGGCCGTACTGGACAAGGCCCTCATCCAGGCGCTGCACGCCACTCTGCCGGTGCCGCTGGTACTGCACGGTTCGTCCGGTGTGCCCGACGATGAGCTGCGGCGGGCCATTGCCGCAGGAATGACGAAGATCAATATCTCCACTCATCTGGTCTCCGTCTTCACTCACTCGATACGGCACACGCTGGGCGCCGACCCCTCGCTCGTGGACTCCCGGAAGTACCTCAAGCCCGCCCGGGAGGCAGTGGCCGACGAAGCGGCGAGGCTGCTGGAGGTGCTGGGCACTCCGGCGACGGTGCCGGACCAGTACGCAGCCCAGGCGCCGGCCCGGGGGTGA
- a CDS encoding DeoR/GlpR family DNA-binding transcription regulator — protein MKRHERMNALLELLGDRGRMDVEEAATELEVSAATMRRDMDALAEQQLLTRTRGGAVLSSVAYDLPIRYKHAHRSEEKEAVAQAAAKLVERGHVVGLSGGTTTTAIARVLATRADFAEAGPQPHLTIVTNSLNIANELAVRPQIKIVLTGGVAHSRSFELVGPFSELVLQQISVDIAFIGANGMDPTMGATVHDEAEARVNRLMAERARRAVIVADSSKIGERCFARVGDADVFDTFITDNGAKEAVRREFSDRGLKVVAARPPSGE, from the coding sequence ATGAAGCGCCATGAACGGATGAACGCACTGCTCGAGCTGCTCGGCGACCGAGGCCGGATGGACGTCGAGGAGGCGGCGACCGAGCTGGAGGTCTCGGCTGCCACGATGCGGCGCGACATGGACGCCCTGGCCGAGCAGCAGTTGCTGACCCGCACCCGGGGCGGGGCGGTGCTCAGTTCGGTGGCGTACGACCTGCCCATTCGGTACAAGCATGCGCACCGGTCGGAAGAGAAGGAGGCAGTGGCCCAGGCCGCGGCGAAGCTCGTCGAGCGGGGGCATGTGGTCGGGCTGAGCGGCGGCACGACGACCACGGCGATCGCGCGGGTGCTGGCCACCCGTGCGGACTTCGCGGAGGCCGGCCCGCAACCGCATCTGACGATCGTCACCAACTCCCTCAACATCGCCAATGAGCTGGCCGTGCGGCCGCAAATCAAGATCGTGCTCACCGGTGGAGTGGCGCACTCGCGGTCATTTGAACTGGTCGGGCCCTTCAGCGAGTTGGTGCTGCAGCAGATTTCTGTCGATATCGCGTTCATCGGCGCCAACGGCATGGACCCGACGATGGGGGCCACGGTGCACGACGAGGCGGAGGCCCGGGTCAACCGCCTGATGGCCGAGCGTGCCCGGCGTGCGGTGATCGTCGCGGACTCGTCGAAAATCGGCGAGCGCTGCTTCGCCCGGGTCGGCGACGCGGATGTCTTTGACACCTTCATCACGGACAACGGAGCGAAGGAGGCGGTCCGACGGGAATTCTCGGATCGAGGGCTGAAGGTGGTGGCGGCGCGCCCGCCCTCGGGCGAGTGA
- a CDS encoding TetR/AcrR family transcriptional regulator yields the protein MPAAKKKTTTANASPERRRELLNIAAEVFAAHGYNATTVRRIADEAGMLAGSLYYHFDSKESMLDEILSSFLTELWDGYDAVLAAGLGPRETIEALVTESFREIDRHRAAVAIYQKESRHLAGQSRFGYLADSQRKFEKAWLGTLERGVADGVFRADLDIRLTYRFVRDTVWVAASWYRPGGQHSPEEIARQYLSMVLDGVAVRA from the coding sequence GTGCCAGCCGCCAAGAAGAAGACGACGACCGCGAACGCGTCACCGGAGCGCCGCCGCGAACTGCTCAACATCGCGGCGGAGGTATTCGCCGCACACGGCTACAACGCCACCACCGTCCGCCGTATCGCCGACGAGGCGGGGATGCTCGCGGGCAGCCTCTACTACCACTTCGATTCCAAGGAATCGATGCTGGACGAGATCCTCTCCAGCTTCCTGACCGAGCTGTGGGACGGCTACGACGCCGTACTCGCCGCCGGGCTCGGCCCCAGGGAGACCATCGAGGCCCTGGTCACCGAGTCCTTCCGGGAGATCGACCGGCACCGCGCGGCCGTCGCCATCTACCAGAAGGAGTCCAGGCACCTGGCCGGGCAGTCCCGCTTCGGCTATCTCGCCGACTCGCAGCGGAAGTTCGAAAAGGCCTGGCTGGGCACACTGGAACGCGGGGTGGCGGACGGAGTCTTCCGGGCCGACCTCGACATCCGGCTCACTTACCGCTTCGTCCGCGACACCGTCTGGGTTGCGGCGAGCTGGTACCGGCCGGGCGGACAGCACAGTCCCGAGGAGATCGCCCGCCAGTACCTCTCCATGGTGTTGGACGGCGTCGCCGTACGCGCCTGA
- a CDS encoding FUSC family protein: protein MGKHARRTGKGAYAVAGSGAVRARPLPLRSTVRLRRPVDIWHKPALSAVAALAIPDLTLFFLGRLDLILYTSAGAMCALYAHGLPYAARARTLLWVVLGMVASLGIALTAASLTTSTALLVVFASLLAAVHKMVCDATRIGPPANIILTFITASAFFVPQRLGQVPLHMAVALGAGGLAWLVCMAPALIRPQGPERIAVARALEAAAGLLRTADQGFGEAEGTGGAPRGEAPHGGEPAGGEPAGGAGRESAGGGPASWKPADGEPSGEKPTGEEPAGVAQARHATAAAVNAAWHTLFLVPVHTSARAAARAGLERLLVRAESVLGHDGRSAAGEAERLGAWARELRSGRPLPRVALSAVQAEELVGVAEEAREPWRPAPGRPRGVRAVLARLAPGSPLLPIGARVAAGCVLAGWVSMGIGVGHPYWAVVTAASIYQANTTLSWQRALQRTLGNLLGLLLYTALLPLTHLGELAMVGLALAFQLGAEACITHNYWLGSVCVTPMALLLTEFGGRLPAGTLIADRWIDTVVGAVVGLACCVVITNRRAAHRIEAALGQVAAAETAALRLLVASTAPGADGARESGGAHDVGRARGTHRDQETDRDQETGRNRETDRDQEIRWARDRLAAGLVELREAVEVAAGEWWLHALPEERIARAEQQGHRTLAGLVRRRPVPVPAA from the coding sequence ATGGGGAAGCATGCAAGACGGACCGGGAAGGGCGCGTACGCCGTGGCGGGAAGTGGTGCGGTGCGGGCCCGGCCGCTGCCCCTGCGGAGCACCGTGCGGCTGCGCCGGCCCGTCGACATCTGGCACAAACCGGCACTCAGCGCGGTGGCGGCGCTGGCGATCCCCGATCTCACCTTGTTCTTCCTCGGCCGGCTGGATCTGATCCTGTACACCTCGGCAGGAGCGATGTGCGCCCTGTACGCGCACGGTCTTCCGTACGCCGCCCGCGCCCGCACGCTGCTGTGGGTGGTGCTCGGAATGGTCGCGAGCCTCGGCATCGCACTGACCGCCGCCTCGCTGACCACGTCGACCGCGCTGCTCGTCGTGTTCGCCTCACTGCTGGCCGCGGTCCACAAGATGGTCTGTGATGCCACGCGTATCGGTCCGCCGGCGAACATCATCCTGACGTTCATCACGGCCTCGGCCTTCTTCGTGCCGCAGCGTCTCGGCCAGGTACCCCTGCACATGGCGGTGGCGCTCGGCGCCGGAGGACTCGCCTGGCTGGTCTGTATGGCGCCGGCCCTGATACGGCCGCAGGGGCCGGAGCGGATCGCCGTCGCCCGCGCGCTGGAGGCCGCGGCAGGGCTGCTGCGTACTGCCGATCAGGGCTTTGGCGAGGCGGAAGGGACCGGTGGGGCACCCCGCGGTGAGGCACCCCACGGTGGGGAGCCCGCTGGTGGGGAGCCTGCTGGTGGCGCCGGCCGGGAATCCGCTGGGGGCGGACCCGCCAGTTGGAAACCCGCTGACGGGGAACCCAGCGGTGAGAAACCCACGGGTGAGGAACCCGCCGGTGTGGCGCAGGCGCGGCATGCCACTGCGGCCGCCGTGAACGCCGCCTGGCACACCCTGTTTCTGGTTCCGGTGCACACCTCGGCGAGAGCCGCCGCGCGGGCCGGGCTCGAACGCCTGCTGGTGCGGGCCGAATCGGTGCTGGGCCACGACGGCCGGTCCGCCGCGGGCGAAGCCGAGCGGCTCGGCGCCTGGGCCCGTGAACTGCGCAGCGGACGGCCGCTGCCACGGGTTGCGCTCTCGGCCGTGCAGGCCGAGGAACTGGTGGGCGTCGCCGAGGAGGCGCGGGAGCCATGGCGGCCTGCGCCCGGCCGTCCGCGCGGGGTGCGCGCGGTGCTCGCCCGTCTCGCGCCCGGGTCACCGCTGCTGCCCATCGGTGCGCGGGTCGCCGCCGGGTGTGTGCTGGCGGGCTGGGTGTCGATGGGCATCGGCGTCGGGCACCCGTACTGGGCCGTGGTCACCGCGGCCTCCATCTACCAGGCCAACACCACGCTCTCCTGGCAACGGGCGCTCCAACGGACCCTCGGCAACCTTCTCGGGCTGCTGCTCTACACCGCGCTGCTGCCCCTGACGCACCTAGGGGAGCTCGCGATGGTCGGGCTGGCGCTGGCCTTCCAGCTCGGCGCGGAGGCCTGCATCACCCATAACTACTGGCTCGGCTCGGTGTGCGTCACACCGATGGCGCTGCTGTTGACCGAGTTCGGCGGGCGGCTGCCGGCCGGCACGCTGATCGCCGACCGCTGGATCGACACCGTGGTGGGCGCGGTGGTGGGGCTGGCCTGCTGCGTCGTGATCACCAATCGGCGGGCCGCCCACCGTATCGAGGCCGCCCTGGGGCAGGTTGCGGCCGCGGAGACCGCCGCCTTGCGGCTGCTCGTGGCGAGTACCGCTCCCGGGGCGGACGGCGCCCGGGAATCCGGTGGGGCCCACGATGTCGGCCGGGCCCGGGGCACCCACCGGGACCAGGAGACCGACCGAGACCAGGAGACCGGCCGGAACCGGGAGACCGACCGGGACCAGGAGATCCGCTGGGCCCGTGACCGGCTGGCCGCGGGGCTGGTCGAGCTCCGCGAAGCCGTGGAGGTGGCGGCCGGCGAGTGGTGGCTACACGCCCTCCCCGAGGAGCGGATCGCCCGTGCCGAGCAGCAGGGCCACCGGACACTGGCCGGCCTCGTCCGCCGGCGTCCGGTACCGGTTCCGGCCGCCTGA
- a CDS encoding MarR family winged helix-turn-helix transcriptional regulator, with translation MTEDIVAGVLRQWQQVHPGLDTGPMAVIGRLNRCSALLQQAADAPLRKAGLTRPEFDILGTLRRMDRELTPGRVARETFASGAAVTKRVRQLEERGLIARRPDDRDRRVAHLSLTDEGRATIDRLLPEQLRYEAALLEGVGDQRQEELSTALAELLVVLEGRLGSLME, from the coding sequence GTGACCGAGGACATCGTCGCGGGGGTGCTGCGCCAGTGGCAGCAGGTGCACCCCGGGCTGGACACCGGCCCGATGGCGGTGATCGGGCGGCTCAACCGCTGTTCCGCACTGCTGCAGCAAGCGGCGGATGCGCCACTGCGGAAGGCCGGACTCACCCGTCCCGAATTCGACATCCTCGGCACCCTGCGCCGGATGGACCGTGAGCTGACCCCCGGCCGGGTGGCCCGCGAGACCTTTGCGTCCGGTGCCGCGGTGACCAAACGCGTACGGCAACTGGAGGAGCGTGGGCTGATCGCCCGTCGCCCCGACGACCGGGACCGCCGCGTCGCGCATCTCTCGCTCACTGACGAAGGACGCGCGACCATCGACCGGCTGCTGCCCGAACAGTTGCGGTACGAGGCGGCGCTGCTCGAAGGCGTCGGCGATCAGCGGCAGGAAGAACTCTCCACGGCCTTGGCCGAGTTGCTGGTGGTGCTGGAGGGGCGGCTCGGCAGCCTGATGGAGTAA
- a CDS encoding WD40/YVTN/BNR-like repeat-containing protein: MAAGMAVLAAMAAGPATAAPAGSPAVPPVPEGAEPATAVSLTAPHAGWRLKDSGSTARFRGLAAVSRTTAWVAGTAGTVLRSHDGGKNWSDVSPPGAGALEFRDIEAFDARRAVVLAIGEGEASRVFRTDDAGATWTESFRNSDPHAFYDCLTFFDRRHGIALSDPVDGRYRILSTADGGRSWRVLPSKGMPPAQPGEAAFAAGGQCLVSTGSRDAWIATGGAATARVLHTADRGRTWSVADTPIPAGDPARGVFALAARDRTHVLAVGGDFRPGQPSPRAAAVSDDAGRTWTPAAEPPKAYRSGAAWLPHSRRLAVAVGPSGSDLTLDGGRTWHTFDQGSYDTVDCAPDLGCWAAGERGRIARLEP; the protein is encoded by the coding sequence ATGGCCGCCGGTATGGCGGTGCTTGCCGCCATGGCAGCCGGGCCGGCGACCGCGGCCCCGGCGGGTTCACCCGCGGTGCCACCGGTACCGGAAGGCGCCGAGCCGGCAACGGCGGTATCGCTCACCGCCCCGCACGCCGGCTGGCGGCTCAAGGACAGCGGCAGCACCGCCCGCTTCCGCGGCCTGGCGGCCGTCAGCCGTACGACCGCCTGGGTCGCCGGTACGGCGGGCACCGTGCTGCGCAGCCACGACGGCGGCAAGAACTGGAGCGACGTCTCCCCACCCGGTGCCGGCGCCCTGGAGTTCCGCGACATCGAGGCGTTCGATGCGCGCCGTGCGGTGGTTCTCGCGATCGGTGAGGGGGAGGCCTCGCGGGTCTTCCGTACCGACGATGCCGGCGCCACCTGGACCGAAAGCTTCCGCAACAGCGACCCGCACGCCTTCTACGACTGCCTGACCTTCTTCGACCGGCGGCACGGCATCGCGCTCAGCGACCCCGTTGACGGCAGGTACCGCATCCTGTCCACAGCGGACGGCGGACGCAGTTGGCGCGTACTGCCGTCGAAGGGCATGCCGCCCGCCCAGCCGGGCGAAGCCGCATTCGCCGCCGGCGGCCAGTGCCTGGTCTCCACCGGCAGCCGTGATGCCTGGATCGCGACCGGTGGCGCGGCCACCGCCCGCGTCCTGCACACCGCCGACCGCGGCCGTACCTGGTCGGTCGCCGACACCCCGATACCGGCGGGCGACCCGGCCCGTGGTGTCTTCGCGCTCGCCGCCCGCGACCGCACCCATGTCCTCGCCGTCGGCGGTGATTTCCGCCCCGGCCAGCCCTCGCCCCGCGCCGCCGCGGTCAGCGACGACGCCGGCAGGACCTGGACACCGGCCGCCGAACCTCCCAAGGCCTACCGTTCCGGCGCCGCCTGGCTCCCGCATTCCCGGCGCCTCGCCGTGGCGGTCGGCCCGTCCGGCAGCGATCTGACCCTCGACGGCGGCCGCACCTGGCACACCTTCGACCAGGGTTCGTACGACACCGTCGACTGCGCCCCGGACCTGGGCTGCTGGGCCGCGGGTGAGCGAGGACGGATCGCACGATTGGAGCCGTGA
- a CDS encoding SsgA family sporulation/cell division regulator → MSSVIDQAVQARLIATAPRSQVIPASLRYDRADPFAVRLIFPPAASLDGAEVTWTFARELLEEGLCEPAGAGDVQIWPYDTHAVVVEFHAVGGMAVVQFEAQELRTFLTRSYRIVAKGEEARHLDVEADLVALLREA, encoded by the coding sequence ATGTCCAGCGTCATCGACCAAGCCGTTCAGGCCCGTCTCATCGCGACCGCTCCCCGGTCGCAGGTGATCCCGGCGAGCCTGCGTTACGACCGCGCCGATCCGTTCGCGGTGCGTCTGATCTTTCCGCCCGCCGCGTCGCTGGACGGGGCCGAGGTGACCTGGACGTTCGCGCGGGAGCTGCTGGAGGAGGGCCTGTGCGAGCCGGCCGGAGCGGGTGATGTGCAGATCTGGCCGTACGACACCCACGCCGTGGTGGTGGAGTTCCATGCCGTAGGAGGCATGGCCGTGGTGCAGTTCGAGGCACAGGAACTGCGGACCTTCCTGACCCGGTCGTACCGGATCGTCGCGAAGGGTGAGGAGGCGCGGCATCTGGATGTCGAGGCCGATCTCGTCGCCCTGCTGCGCGAGGCGTAA
- a CDS encoding TetR/AcrR family transcriptional regulator: MPKKVDHEARRQEISEALWRIASTRGLDGASLRDVAAEAGISLGRLQHYFRTRDEMLLFALRHINRLAADRIRARIEALAGGPAGGPAREPTPREVLRACLSGMLPLDDKSRTGLLVGAAYFARAVHDKTLRAEAENGIPQLRAFFAGQLRLAAERGELPPERATEDEAMLLISTADGLATYVLLGVHDPETALRLLDLQLANLFGADRV, encoded by the coding sequence GTGCCCAAGAAGGTGGACCACGAAGCCAGACGCCAGGAGATCTCCGAGGCGCTGTGGCGGATTGCGAGCACCCGCGGGCTGGACGGGGCGAGCCTGCGCGATGTCGCGGCGGAGGCCGGGATCTCGCTCGGCCGGCTGCAGCACTACTTCCGCACCAGGGACGAGATGCTGCTCTTCGCCCTCCGGCACATCAACCGGCTGGCCGCGGACCGGATCCGCGCCCGCATCGAGGCACTGGCCGGGGGGCCGGCCGGGGGCCCGGCAAGGGAGCCGACGCCCCGTGAGGTGCTGCGCGCCTGTCTGTCCGGCATGCTGCCGCTCGACGACAAGAGCCGTACCGGGCTGCTGGTGGGCGCCGCCTACTTCGCCCGCGCCGTGCACGACAAGACCCTGCGTGCGGAGGCCGAGAACGGCATTCCCCAGCTCCGTGCCTTCTTCGCCGGTCAACTACGGCTGGCCGCGGAGCGCGGCGAGCTGCCGCCGGAACGCGCCACGGAGGACGAGGCGATGCTGCTGATCAGCACGGCCGACGGGCTCGCCACCTATGTCCTGCTGGGTGTGCACGACCCCGAAACCGCGCTACGGCTGCTGGATCTGCAGCTGGCGAACCTCTTCGGGGCGGATCGGGTGTGA
- a CDS encoding PH domain-containing protein, producing the protein MPEHAAPLLRPPRHRVDPRARRWWTAQALLTLSGPMLLVALVMTVLSLLFFPGALPWLGPLLLVVLVLPAVGYLVLMPRWRYAVHAWELGERAVYAAGGWFWQKRRIAPLTRVQTVDTVRGPLQRRYGLATVTVTTASTAGDIKIAGLSDADAEELSRRIGEAAQDVPGDAA; encoded by the coding sequence ATGCCCGAGCATGCCGCCCCGCTACTGCGCCCACCCCGCCACCGAGTCGATCCGCGGGCCCGCCGCTGGTGGACGGCTCAGGCCCTGCTGACGCTCAGCGGTCCGATGCTGCTCGTCGCCCTCGTCATGACGGTCCTTTCGCTCCTCTTCTTTCCCGGCGCACTGCCGTGGCTGGGCCCGTTGCTGCTGGTCGTGCTGGTGCTGCCGGCCGTCGGCTACCTCGTACTCATGCCGCGGTGGCGGTATGCGGTGCACGCCTGGGAGCTGGGCGAACGTGCGGTCTATGCGGCGGGCGGCTGGTTCTGGCAGAAGCGGCGGATCGCGCCGCTGACCCGGGTGCAGACGGTGGACACCGTGCGCGGGCCGCTCCAACGGCGCTACGGCCTGGCGACGGTGACCGTCACCACCGCCTCGACCGCGGGCGACATCAAGATCGCGGGGCTGTCCGACGCGGACGCCGAGGAGCTGTCGCGGCGGATCGGCGAGGCGGCGCAGGACGTACCGGGTGATGCCGCATGA
- a CDS encoding PH domain-containing protein, which yields MSTPHEPSTPGVDRGRGIPGRAPAASTPPFATASAAPSATLSDTGRWRRLDPRTLLVHCGWMAAPLGSLTLTALATGGRITTQAWITLAAIAASFAVVTGIGLIRWARTEFRVTLPGSPDGTETGASGGHGHASPTLDVRSGLLTRRLRSVPLHRIRTVDLTASPLHRLLGVTVLRAGTAGSGDGRSELSLEALTVLDAERLRAELLAYADTEGAANDPVLARFSWRWLRYAPLTFWVIGGVFVAAGSVYRVLDGIGIEAWKLGFVQRAFTEFGASALWLTVPAALLGVLALGSVGAVALYVENWFNHCLEWTDARTLRVRRGLFTTRSVTIERARLRGVLLREPLLLRAGGGALVRAVAGGLGNREENRKRSGLLPPAPRPEAVRVAGGALRSPFPAAGASPATLTPHPRIALRRRRVRGLLWAVLPGTAVLAGLGAAFTPVLLHCAWVYAVVTTALVLWLARDAYRNLGHGVEGPYLVARSGTFSRDTLALRREAIAAWTLTTSPFTRRAGLVTLTAAVAAGEDGYRIPDLAAAEAPSFAAMAAPGILEEFLTYPGAPDHLPEQRLP from the coding sequence ATGAGCACGCCACACGAGCCCTCCACCCCCGGCGTGGACCGCGGCCGCGGCATACCGGGCAGGGCCCCCGCCGCCTCCACCCCCCCCTTTGCCACCGCCTCTGCAGCCCCCTCAGCCACCCTCTCCGACACAGGCCGGTGGCGGCGGCTGGACCCGCGCACCCTGCTGGTGCACTGCGGCTGGATGGCGGCACCGCTCGGTTCGCTGACGCTGACGGCGCTGGCCACCGGAGGCCGGATCACCACCCAGGCCTGGATCACGCTCGCCGCCATCGCCGCCTCGTTCGCCGTCGTCACCGGCATCGGCCTGATCCGCTGGGCCCGTACGGAGTTCCGGGTCACGCTCCCCGGGAGCCCGGACGGCACGGAAACGGGTGCTTCCGGCGGCCACGGCCACGCTTCGCCCACCCTCGACGTACGCAGCGGACTGCTGACGCGCCGGCTGCGCAGTGTGCCGCTGCACCGCATCCGCACCGTCGACCTGACCGCGTCACCGCTGCACCGGCTGCTGGGGGTCACCGTGCTGCGGGCAGGGACGGCGGGCTCGGGGGACGGCCGCAGCGAACTGTCACTGGAAGCGCTCACGGTCCTCGACGCGGAACGGCTGCGCGCCGAGCTGCTCGCGTACGCGGACACCGAGGGGGCGGCGAATGATCCGGTGCTCGCCCGTTTCAGCTGGCGCTGGCTGCGGTACGCGCCGCTCACCTTCTGGGTCATCGGCGGGGTGTTCGTGGCGGCCGGTTCGGTCTACCGGGTCCTGGACGGCATCGGCATCGAGGCCTGGAAACTCGGCTTCGTCCAGCGGGCGTTCACCGAGTTCGGTGCGAGCGCCCTCTGGCTGACGGTCCCGGCGGCGCTGCTCGGCGTCCTCGCCCTCGGCTCGGTCGGCGCCGTCGCCCTCTACGTCGAGAACTGGTTCAACCACTGCCTGGAGTGGACCGATGCGCGCACGCTTCGGGTACGGCGCGGCCTGTTCACCACCCGGTCGGTCACCATCGAACGGGCGCGGCTGCGCGGGGTGTTGCTGCGTGAACCACTGCTACTGAGGGCCGGTGGCGGGGCGCTGGTGCGCGCGGTGGCAGGCGGCCTGGGCAACCGCGAGGAGAACCGCAAGCGCAGCGGACTGCTGCCGCCGGCGCCCCGTCCGGAGGCGGTGCGGGTGGCGGGCGGCGCCCTGCGGTCGCCCTTCCCGGCAGCGGGCGCGTCACCGGCCACGCTGACGCCGCACCCCCGCATCGCCCTTCGCCGGCGCCGGGTGCGCGGACTGCTGTGGGCGGTGCTGCCCGGCACCGCCGTCCTGGCCGGTCTCGGTGCGGCGTTCACCCCCGTCCTGCTGCACTGCGCCTGGGTCTACGCGGTGGTCACCACGGCGCTCGTGCTGTGGCTGGCCCGGGACGCGTACCGCAACCTCGGGCACGGGGTCGAGGGCCCCTACCTGGTCGCCCGTTCGGGCACCTTCAGCCGCGACACCCTCGCCCTCCGGCGCGAGGCCATCGCCGCCTGGACGTTGACGACCTCGCCGTTCACCCGCCGGGCCGGTCTGGTCACGCTCACCGCAGCGGTCGCGGCCGGTGAGGACGGCTATCGCATCCCGGACCTTGCGGCGGCCGAGGCTCCGTCCTTCGCCGCGATGGCGGCCCCGGGGATCCTGGAGGAGTTCCTGACGTACCCCGGGGCGCCGGATCACCTTCCGGAGCAGCGACTGCCGTAA
- a CDS encoding SsgA family sporulation/cell division regulator, producing the protein MNTAIDQAVQVRLIATTCGPYAVPAVLHYQPADPLAVRMFFPPEISLDGSAVDWAFARELLDEGLRRPAGRGDVRVRPSGPERTVMEFHAEEGVALVQLRTTDVRAFLARSYEAVPAGGEPAHLGLERGLAELFGAA; encoded by the coding sequence ATGAACACCGCCATCGACCAAGCCGTCCAGGTCCGCCTCATCGCCACCACCTGCGGCCCGTACGCGGTGCCCGCCGTGCTGCACTACCAGCCCGCCGATCCCCTGGCGGTACGGATGTTCTTCCCGCCGGAGATCTCGCTGGACGGCTCCGCCGTGGACTGGGCCTTCGCCCGGGAACTGCTCGACGAGGGGCTTCGGAGACCGGCCGGGCGGGGCGATGTGCGGGTGCGGCCGTCCGGCCCGGAGCGCACGGTGATGGAGTTCCACGCGGAGGAAGGCGTCGCCCTGGTCCAGTTGAGGACCACGGATGTCCGGGCGTTCCTCGCCCGCTCCTACGAGGCGGTACCCGCGGGCGGCGAGCCGGCGCACCTGGGCCTGGAGCGCGGCCTCGCGGAGCTGTTCGGCGCGGCGTAA